The proteins below come from a single Ptychodera flava strain L36383 chromosome 6, AS_Pfla_20210202, whole genome shotgun sequence genomic window:
- the LOC139134991 gene encoding NADH dehydrogenase [ubiquinone] 1 beta subcomplex subunit 11, mitochondrial-like, whose protein sequence is MASLCRVTRLLVPQISRNARHLRPVVYQPVVFSSTSETKKSEFVVGKATEIDPARVEEIIKQGEREPTDDVNDPNWVSHGWSETDPALDTMTNRVTFFFTVSIVLVFGTLFMHYMPDTTGRLWAEKEAHIVLAEREAAGLPLIDPNYIDPSNIILPAEDEELE, encoded by the exons atggcgtcccTCTGTAGAGTAACTCGTCTCCTAGTCCCGCAAATTTCGAGAAATGCACGACATTTAAGACCAGTGGTGTACCAGCCAGTGGTTTTCAGTTCGACTTCGGAAACTAAAAAATCCGAATTCGTTGTCGGCAAAGCTACAGAAATTGATCCTGCTCG GGTTGAGGAAATAATCAAACAAGGAGAACGAGAACCAACAGACGATGTGAATGATCCA AACTGGGTATCTCATGGCTGGTCAGAGACAGATCCAGCCCTCGACACAATGACCAACAGAGTAACTTTCTTCTTCACTGTCTCAATAGTGCTTGTATTTGGAACTCTTTTTATGCATTATATGCCAGACAC GACGGGCAGATTGTGGGCAGAAAAGGAGGCACATATAGTACTTGCAGAAAGGGAAGCCGCTGGTTTACCGTTGATCGATCCAAACTACATAGACCCCAGCAACATCATCCTACCAGCAGAAGATGAAGAACTTGAATGA